A single region of the Thermoanaerobaculia bacterium genome encodes:
- a CDS encoding type II/IV secretion system protein, whose translation MASDSKLRSVDERRAVESMAALHGLDFVDLDHFRIDNDLFHTIPFELMLRYGFVPQAQLPGRIALVMKDPKDVGRLDELELLLGQPIEVRVGVPSAIEEILQKSESTQRVLEEATEDFRIQLVQEDDQGEEVLSIDSITADSSPVIKLVDSTVFNAIQRRASDIHIESRDNEVVIKYRIDGVLYQAMEPIDKRHHQTIISRIKVMSELDIAEKRVPQDGRFKLRLKGRTIDFRVSIMPSVHGEDCVIRILDKESMSAEFHNLRLDILGFDDDTMRKVRKSIREPYGMVLVTGPTGSGKTTTLYACLSEIQSPEDKIITIEDPVEYQLKGITQIPVNEKKGLTFARGLRSILRHDPDKVMIGEIRDEDTASIAIQSALTGHLVFTTVHANNVVDVLGRFLNMKVDLYNFVSALNCVLAQRLVRRICPHCRREAAVSPQLLEDSGLSPAVYGDHPFFEGAGCLECNGTGFLGRLAVSELLDLSDRIRELILEKRPGSEIKRAAKEEGMRFLRESALEKALQGSTTLREINRFTFVD comes from the coding sequence CTGGCCTCCGACTCGAAGCTGCGCTCGGTCGACGAACGACGGGCGGTCGAGAGCATGGCGGCGCTGCACGGACTCGACTTCGTCGATCTCGACCACTTCCGGATCGACAACGACCTGTTCCACACGATTCCCTTCGAGCTGATGCTGCGCTACGGCTTCGTTCCGCAGGCCCAGCTCCCCGGGCGCATCGCCCTGGTGATGAAGGACCCGAAGGACGTCGGGCGGCTCGACGAGCTGGAGCTCCTGCTCGGGCAGCCGATCGAAGTGCGGGTGGGCGTCCCGTCGGCGATCGAGGAGATCCTCCAGAAGTCCGAGTCCACCCAGCGCGTCCTCGAGGAGGCGACGGAGGACTTCCGCATCCAGCTCGTGCAGGAGGACGATCAGGGCGAAGAGGTGCTGTCGATCGACAGCATCACCGCCGATTCCTCGCCGGTCATCAAGCTGGTCGATTCGACGGTCTTCAACGCCATCCAGCGCCGCGCTTCCGACATCCACATCGAATCCCGCGACAACGAAGTGGTGATCAAGTACCGGATCGACGGCGTCCTCTACCAGGCGATGGAGCCGATCGACAAACGCCACCACCAGACGATCATCAGCCGGATCAAGGTGATGTCGGAGCTCGACATCGCCGAGAAGCGCGTTCCCCAGGACGGCCGGTTCAAGCTGCGCCTGAAGGGCCGCACGATCGACTTCCGCGTCTCGATCATGCCCTCCGTGCACGGCGAAGACTGCGTCATCCGCATCCTCGACAAGGAGTCGATGTCGGCGGAGTTCCACAATCTGCGCCTCGATATCCTCGGCTTCGACGACGACACCATGCGCAAGGTGCGAAAGTCGATCCGCGAGCCCTACGGCATGGTGCTGGTCACCGGTCCGACCGGCAGCGGCAAGACGACGACCCTCTACGCCTGCCTCTCGGAGATCCAGTCGCCGGAAGACAAGATCATCACCATCGAGGATCCGGTCGAGTACCAGCTGAAGGGCATCACCCAGATCCCGGTCAACGAGAAGAAGGGGCTCACCTTCGCGCGCGGACTGCGCTCGATCCTGCGCCACGACCCGGACAAGGTGATGATCGGCGAGATCCGCGACGAGGACACCGCGTCGATCGCCATCCAGTCGGCGCTCACCGGCCATCTCGTCTTCACCACGGTGCATGCGAACAACGTGGTCGACGTGCTCGGGCGTTTCCTCAACATGAAGGTCGACCTCTACAACTTCGTCTCGGCGCTGAACTGCGTTCTCGCCCAGAGGCTGGTGCGCAGGATCTGTCCGCACTGCCGGCGCGAGGCGGCGGTGAGCCCGCAGCTGCTCGAGGATTCGGGGCTCTCGCCCGCCGTCTACGGGGACCATCCCTTCTTCGAAGGTGCCGGCTGCCTCGAGTGCAACGGCACCGGATTCCTGGGCCGCCTCGCGGTGTCGGAGCTGCTGGACCTCTCGGACCGTATCCGGGAGCTGATTCTGGAGAAGCGGCCGGGCTCGGAGATCAAGCGCGCGGCCAAGGAAGAGGGAATGCGTTTCCTGCGCGAATCCGCGCTCGAAAAGGCGCTGCAAGGATCGACGACGCTACGTGAGATCAATCGGTTTACCTTCGTGGATTGA
- a CDS encoding type II secretion system protein, which yields MKSSRGFTLTELLVVCAVLSILAGVTFPTVKYTRKRMKEIELHAQLREMRSAIDEFKRYSDAGFLPIDFGTDGYPKDLEVLVEGVDVVGQIDKKARFLRRIGVDPMTGDDEWGLRSYQDEPDSSSWGGENVYDVYSLSGGTGLNGIPYSQW from the coding sequence ATGAAATCGAGTCGCGGCTTCACCCTGACCGAGCTCCTGGTCGTGTGCGCGGTGCTCTCGATTCTCGCCGGGGTGACCTTCCCGACGGTCAAGTACACCCGCAAGCGGATGAAGGAGATCGAGCTTCACGCGCAACTGCGCGAGATGCGCTCGGCGATCGACGAGTTCAAGCGCTACAGCGACGCCGGCTTTCTGCCCATCGACTTCGGCACCGACGGCTATCCGAAGGACCTCGAGGTCCTGGTCGAGGGCGTCGATGTCGTCGGGCAGATCGACAAGAAGGCGCGATTCCTGCGCCGCATCGGCGTCGACCCGATGACCGGCGACGACGAATGGGGGCTACGCAGCTATCAGGACGAGCCCGACTCGTCGAGCTGGGGCGGGGAGAATGTCTACGACGTGTATTCGCTGTCGGGAGGTACGGGACTGAACGGGATCCCCTACTCGCAATGGTGA